In Thermococcus sp., one DNA window encodes the following:
- a CDS encoding HD domain-containing protein: MKLIHDPIHGHIELDDFAVRLVDTPEFQRLRRITQLGLAFFAYPSARHTRFEHSLGTFHLAKRIREHNSEIEEGAVYAALLHDLGHYPFSHTLEALYPRHEENTKWFIRHGEIGDVVRERYSIEEFLKLLKHPLVSGDIDADRMDYLVRDAYYTGAAYGVVDLDRLVRNLCYDGEKLVVGEKGIIAAQSLLLARSMMYPTVYQHHVSRIASSMLVKAVELEGIPYREIRAMDEVDLVARLRKSEKPEVRELINAIDSRRLYKRVLYSGDDPGREFFEELGRELDAEFGHLVLLDYPPKPKFEEKNAFVVVGGMFKRLSEVSPLVRSLVELKDTHWRWGVYARADVVERVEKFLRAGFIP; encoded by the coding sequence ATGAAGCTCATCCACGACCCCATACACGGCCACATTGAACTCGATGACTTCGCGGTTAGACTCGTGGATACGCCGGAGTTCCAGAGGCTCAGGAGGATAACCCAGCTTGGCCTGGCCTTTTTTGCCTACCCATCCGCCAGGCACACCCGCTTCGAGCACTCGCTCGGGACCTTCCACCTCGCCAAAAGGATACGCGAGCACAACTCTGAAATTGAGGAAGGCGCAGTTTACGCGGCCCTGCTCCACGACCTTGGCCACTACCCCTTCAGCCACACCCTTGAGGCCCTCTACCCGAGGCATGAGGAGAACACGAAATGGTTCATAAGGCACGGCGAAATCGGCGACGTGGTGAGGGAACGCTATTCCATTGAGGAGTTCCTCAAGCTCCTCAAGCACCCCCTCGTGAGCGGAGACATCGATGCCGACCGGATGGACTACCTCGTGCGTGACGCTTACTACACCGGCGCCGCCTACGGAGTCGTTGACCTGGACAGACTCGTGAGAAACCTCTGCTACGATGGGGAAAAGCTGGTGGTCGGGGAAAAGGGCATCATAGCGGCGCAGAGCCTCCTCCTAGCAAGGAGCATGATGTACCCCACCGTTTACCAGCATCACGTTTCGAGGATAGCCAGCTCGATGCTGGTGAAGGCGGTGGAGCTTGAGGGAATACCCTATAGAGAAATAAGAGCCATGGACGAGGTTGACTTGGTTGCGAGGCTCAGGAAGAGCGAGAAACCCGAGGTCAGGGAGCTGATAAACGCCATAGACAGCAGGAGGCTCTACAAGCGCGTTCTTTACAGCGGTGATGACCCGGGCAGGGAGTTCTTTGAGGAACTCGGGAGGGAACTCGATGCCGAGTTCGGTCATCTGGTCTTACTGGACTATCCCCCAAAGCCGAAGTTCGAGGAGAAGAACGCTTTTGTAGTTGTGGGAGGGATGTTCAAACGATTGAGCGAGGTATCGCCCCTCGTCCGCTCCCTTGTTGAGCTGAAGGACACCCACTGGCGCTGGGGCGTCTACGCGAGGGCGGACGTGGTGGAGAGGGTTGAGAAATTCCTGCGGGCCGGGTTCATTCCATAA
- a CDS encoding DUF6884 domain-containing protein translates to MNAHRSNRIIVITACGNKKSTEPGPAWKVYKSSRIRYLYRKSQELGYSFYVLSAKYGLIHAETIIEPYNEILNEDKVQELLPQVLEALKQYDVVIYYAGGARKSYKTLIQLAAGKLNKDLIIFGYANMGDINKIEDVINCAKRLRKSTKRE, encoded by the coding sequence GTGAATGCTCACAGAAGTAATAGGATAATAGTGATAACTGCTTGTGGAAACAAAAAAAGCACTGAACCAGGACCCGCATGGAAAGTGTATAAATCTTCTCGGATACGATATCTTTACAGAAAATCTCAAGAGCTAGGGTATTCGTTCTATGTTCTTAGCGCTAAGTATGGCCTCATTCATGCAGAGACCATTATTGAACCATACAATGAAATTTTGAATGAAGATAAGGTGCAAGAACTTCTTCCCCAAGTTTTGGAGGCTCTCAAACAGTATGATGTTGTGATATATTATGCCGGGGGAGCCAGAAAAAGTTACAAAACACTCATTCAACTAGCTGCAGGAAAATTAAACAAGGATCTAATTATTTTTGGATACGCAAACATGGGAGACATTAATAAGATAGAAGACGTCATTAACTGCGCCAAAAGACTACGGAAATCCACAAAGAGAGAGTAG
- the tuf gene encoding translation elongation factor EF-1 subunit alpha produces the protein MAKEKPHVNIVFIGHVDHGKSTTIGRLLFDTANIPENIIKKFEEMGEKGKSFKFAWVMDRLKEERERGITIDVAHTKFETPHRYITIIDAPGHRDFVKNMITGASQADAAVLVVAATDGVMPQTKEHAFLARTLGINHIIVAINKMDMVDYDEKKFKQVAEQVKKLLMMLGYKDFPIIPISAWEGDNVVKKSDKMPWYNGPTLIDALDQIPEPPKPTDKPLRIPIQDVYSIKGVGTVPVGRVETGVLRVGDVVIFEPASTIFHKPIQGEVKSIEMHHEAMQEALPGDNIGFNVRGVGKIDIKRGDVAGHTNNPPTVVRPKDTFKAQIIVLNHPTAITVGYTPVLHAHTLQVAVRFEQLLAKLDPRTGNIVEENPQFIKTGDSAIVVLRPTKPMVIEPVKEIPQMGRFAIRDMGQTVAAGMVISIQKGE, from the coding sequence ATGGCTAAGGAGAAGCCGCACGTTAACATCGTCTTTATAGGCCACGTCGACCACGGAAAGAGCACCACCATCGGAAGGCTGCTCTTCGACACCGCCAACATACCGGAGAACATCATCAAGAAGTTCGAGGAGATGGGTGAGAAGGGTAAGTCCTTCAAGTTCGCCTGGGTCATGGACAGGCTCAAGGAGGAGCGCGAGAGGGGTATCACCATCGACGTCGCCCACACCAAGTTCGAGACCCCGCACAGGTACATCACCATCATCGACGCTCCGGGCCACAGGGACTTCGTTAAGAACATGATCACCGGTGCCAGCCAGGCCGACGCTGCAGTTCTCGTCGTCGCCGCCACCGACGGTGTCATGCCGCAGACCAAGGAGCACGCCTTCCTTGCCAGGACCCTCGGTATCAACCACATTATCGTTGCCATCAACAAGATGGACATGGTCGACTACGACGAGAAGAAGTTCAAGCAGGTCGCCGAGCAGGTCAAGAAGCTCCTTATGATGCTCGGCTACAAGGACTTCCCGATCATCCCGATCAGCGCTTGGGAGGGTGACAACGTCGTTAAGAAGAGCGACAAGATGCCCTGGTACAACGGCCCGACCCTCATCGACGCTCTCGACCAGATCCCCGAGCCGCCGAAGCCGACCGACAAGCCGCTCCGCATCCCGATTCAGGACGTCTACTCAATCAAAGGTGTCGGTACCGTCCCGGTCGGCCGTGTCGAGACCGGTGTCCTCCGCGTCGGTGACGTCGTCATCTTCGAGCCTGCTTCAACGATCTTCCACAAGCCGATCCAGGGTGAGGTTAAGAGCATCGAGATGCACCACGAGGCCATGCAGGAGGCCCTTCCGGGTGACAACATCGGATTCAACGTCCGTGGCGTTGGTAAGATCGACATAAAGCGCGGTGACGTTGCCGGACACACCAACAACCCGCCGACCGTCGTCAGGCCGAAGGACACCTTCAAGGCCCAGATCATCGTCCTCAACCACCCGACCGCCATCACCGTCGGCTACACCCCGGTTCTCCACGCGCACACCCTCCAGGTCGCCGTCAGGTTCGAGCAGCTCCTCGCCAAGCTCGACCCGAGGACCGGCAACATCGTCGAGGAGAACCCGCAGTTCATCAAGACCGGTGACTCCGCCATCGTCGTCCTCAGGCCGACCAAGCCGATGGTCATCGAGCCGGTCAAGGAGATACCGCAGATGGGCAGGTTCGCCATCCGTGACATGGGCCAGACCGTCGCCGCCGGTATGGTCATATCCATCCAGAAGGGCGAGTGA
- a CDS encoding ABC transporter ATP-binding protein, which produces MMLIEAKELKKIFGSIRALDGVTVEIPEGITLILGPNGGGKSTFLKLATGVYRPTSGEILVFGERPWNNGKLKARFGVAYDPPAFPQFVTGREWLSLFARSKGFDEEDAERAAELFDAREFLDKRINGYSSGMLKRLSLAQAFVGRPELIFLDEPLANIDFDSMERVIETIEEMKKGTNFVIISHIWEPLMPIVDWVVVIGNGKLVLAGKAEEVQEDVEMLFKPRVRRKKGGAPEDPSLGQEGRQTPANG; this is translated from the coding sequence ATGATGCTGATAGAGGCGAAAGAACTTAAGAAAATCTTCGGGAGCATCAGGGCGCTCGACGGGGTGACCGTTGAGATTCCCGAAGGGATAACCCTCATCCTCGGCCCGAACGGCGGCGGAAAGAGCACCTTCCTCAAGCTGGCAACCGGGGTTTACAGACCTACGAGCGGCGAAATACTGGTGTTCGGGGAAAGACCCTGGAACAACGGGAAGCTGAAGGCCCGCTTCGGAGTCGCCTACGACCCGCCTGCCTTTCCGCAGTTCGTGACGGGAAGGGAGTGGCTTTCCCTGTTTGCCAGGAGCAAGGGATTTGACGAGGAAGACGCCGAGAGGGCCGCCGAGCTCTTCGACGCCAGAGAATTCCTCGACAAGAGGATAAATGGATATTCCTCGGGAATGCTCAAGAGGCTGAGCCTCGCCCAGGCCTTCGTGGGGAGGCCGGAGCTCATATTCCTCGACGAGCCCCTCGCCAATATAGACTTCGACAGCATGGAGAGGGTCATCGAGACCATCGAGGAGATGAAGAAGGGGACGAACTTCGTGATAATCAGCCACATCTGGGAGCCCCTGATGCCGATAGTGGACTGGGTGGTGGTTATAGGCAACGGAAAGCTTGTTCTGGCCGGGAAAGCGGAAGAAGTCCAGGAAGACGTCGAGATGCTGTTCAAACCGCGCGTGAGACGTAAGAAGGGAGGGGCCCCGGAAGACCCCTCCCTGGGGCAGGAGGGTCGGCAAACTCCTGCCAACGGTTGA
- a CDS encoding DNA double-strand break repair nuclease NurA — protein MVMKQLYKEIIEEKKRLEFNMTEGEILNKLVHDAHKLSNETKQLFRILDNAVKSILDTLPSYFIVKNTNASSFSHTAIGIDGSFQVIGGMGGIWYVPLSSVRIVFKNGLDRDVDSKYFATIRKIEAIDESQAKKYASYLMLYLESSEIRTIADEKISDSNIFLDGPIIDPPFMVDNPYVDPREYTSYRTSAIYEVLKNGNRVLGCVKRIRDRKLIEHISQEFPELNSMLNKFHNDLYLIATMFKFYRFKLNPNYVGPLSTMLTEEIPQNEIELKYSEKGIKIYYLFYQRNARSPILRIEIATKSQLTQEELNDVIEVLNYWTIPGHGLPIPALLAHEKCTIREGCAQVLYEEIITKESATSPIFNLWIR, from the coding sequence ATGGTTATGAAGCAACTATATAAGGAAATCATAGAAGAGAAAAAGCGTCTAGAGTTCAATATGACTGAGGGAGAAATACTAAATAAGTTAGTTCATGATGCCCACAAACTTAGTAATGAAACTAAACAACTATTTAGGATCTTGGACAATGCAGTTAAGTCAATCTTAGATACTTTGCCGTCATATTTCATTGTAAAAAACACAAATGCCTCATCTTTTTCTCACACAGCTATTGGCATTGATGGAAGTTTTCAAGTAATTGGAGGGATGGGTGGTATTTGGTATGTCCCTCTATCTTCAGTGAGGATTGTTTTCAAAAATGGGCTTGATAGAGATGTCGATTCAAAGTACTTCGCAACGATAAGGAAGATTGAAGCTATAGATGAATCCCAAGCAAAGAAATATGCCTCTTATTTAATGTTATATCTAGAAAGCAGTGAAATCAGGACAATTGCCGATGAGAAAATATCAGATTCCAATATTTTTCTTGATGGGCCGATAATTGATCCCCCATTTATGGTTGATAATCCCTATGTAGATCCTAGGGAATATACCAGCTATCGAACCAGCGCTATTTATGAAGTCTTGAAAAATGGAAATCGGGTTCTGGGATGTGTAAAAAGAATACGAGACCGGAAGCTTATTGAACATATTTCCCAAGAATTTCCAGAGTTAAATAGCATGTTAAATAAATTCCATAATGATTTGTATTTAATCGCTACAATGTTTAAATTCTACAGATTCAAATTAAATCCAAATTATGTAGGACCACTATCGACAATGTTAACTGAAGAAATCCCCCAAAATGAAATTGAGCTTAAATACTCAGAAAAGGGTATTAAGATATACTATTTGTTCTATCAGAGAAACGCCAGATCTCCAATTCTACGGATAGAGATCGCCACGAAGAGCCAATTAACCCAAGAGGAACTCAACGATGTTATCGAAGTTTTGAACTACTGGACAATCCCGGGGCATGGATTGCCAATTCCTGCATTGTTAGCCCATGAGAAATGTACTATACGAGAAGGATGTGCACAAGTATTATATGAGGAGATTATAACCAAAGAATCAGCAACATCCCCGATATTTAACCTTTGGATAAGATAA
- a CDS encoding tRNA-guanine transglycosylase, with protein sequence MKLEFPFLWLTQQAKASPKPWKYFDIEGVMLNAYDILKKPMISERIKKQKVHNYLKFDGVVAIDSGGFLFMKHNEVPISPEKLVEVYEEWKPNFAVSLDHPIFPSLPENIIRKRQRNSLENLKTMVEIKRGDNPVLIPVIHGYNKESLEWYIRELEKIGEFDIYGIGSLVPLAKGIKGGKGGLYKAIDVIMFIKKLIPDRKLHVFGVGSSLTMHIMFLSGADSIDSSSWRSKAAFGAIQLPGIGDRYITGKTSEKYPDLSPNEVDIVKRCQCPACREHGLEGLRTKFTLRAIHNAWVYQKEIYKIRAHIKEGTYEEYVRSIIKGHKVYKKIFEYILKQRSQLEIIHYLNY encoded by the coding sequence ATGAAACTTGAGTTTCCATTTTTATGGTTAACTCAACAAGCAAAGGCTAGTCCAAAGCCATGGAAATATTTCGACATCGAGGGAGTTATGCTAAATGCATATGACATCTTGAAAAAACCTATGATCTCAGAAAGGATCAAAAAACAAAAAGTTCATAATTATTTAAAGTTCGATGGAGTTGTGGCTATAGATTCTGGTGGATTTCTATTCATGAAACACAATGAGGTTCCAATATCCCCTGAGAAGTTAGTTGAAGTTTATGAAGAATGGAAACCAAACTTTGCAGTTTCTCTTGATCATCCGATTTTTCCATCTCTTCCTGAGAATATCATTAGAAAAAGACAACGTAATAGTCTAGAGAATCTAAAAACAATGGTTGAAATCAAAAGGGGAGATAACCCTGTATTAATACCTGTAATCCATGGATACAACAAGGAATCCCTGGAATGGTATATACGAGAATTGGAGAAAATCGGTGAGTTTGATATCTATGGTATCGGAAGCTTAGTGCCTTTAGCGAAGGGAATTAAAGGGGGCAAGGGTGGATTGTATAAGGCCATAGATGTAATAATGTTCATCAAAAAATTAATTCCTGACAGAAAGCTTCATGTATTTGGTGTCGGGAGCTCTTTAACAATGCACATTATGTTCTTGTCAGGGGCCGATTCAATTGACAGTTCCTCTTGGAGATCCAAAGCAGCATTTGGTGCAATTCAACTACCTGGGATAGGAGATAGATACATAACCGGAAAAACAAGTGAGAAGTACCCTGACTTGTCTCCTAACGAAGTCGATATTGTAAAGAGATGCCAGTGTCCGGCCTGCAGAGAGCATGGATTGGAGGGTCTAAGAACAAAATTCACATTGAGAGCAATTCATAATGCGTGGGTTTACCAGAAAGAAATATACAAAATACGTGCTCATATAAAAGAAGGTACTTACGAGGAATACGTTAGAAGCATAATCAAGGGACATAAAGTATACAAAAAGATTTTCGAATACATTTTAAAACAAAGATCCCAGCTTGAAATTATCCATTATCTAAACTACTAA
- the rpsJ gene encoding 30S ribosomal protein S10 — translation MQKARIKLASTNIKALNEVTDQIKQIAERTGVRMSGPIPLPTKRIRITTRKSPDGEGTATFDKFELRVHKRLVDIEADERAMRQIMRIRVPEDVTIEIELIS, via the coding sequence ATGCAGAAGGCAAGGATTAAGCTCGCAAGCACCAACATTAAGGCCCTCAACGAGGTCACCGACCAGATCAAGCAGATAGCCGAGAGGACCGGCGTCAGGATGAGCGGCCCGATACCGCTTCCGACCAAGAGAATAAGGATCACCACCAGGAAGAGCCCGGACGGCGAGGGTACCGCAACCTTCGACAAGTTTGAGCTCCGCGTCCACAAGAGGCTCGTTGACATCGAGGCCGACGAAAGGGCCATGCGCCAGATCATGCGCATCCGCGTTCCGGAAGACGTCACCATTGAGATCGAGCTTATCTCATGA
- a CDS encoding elongation factor EF-2, which yields MGRREEMIAKIKELMTQPERIRNMGIAAHIDHGKTTLSDNLLAGAGMISEELAGKQLVLDFDEQEQARGITINAANVSMVHNYEGQDYLINLIDTPGHVDFGGDVTRAMRAIDGAIIVVDAVEGVMPQTETVLRQALREYVKPVLFINKVDRLIKELKLGPNEILQRFAKIITDVNRLIKKYAPEEFRSQWMVRVEDGSVAFGSAYYNWALSVPYMKKTGVSFKDIVELTNAGDLKTLRQKAPLHVVVLDMVVKHLPNPLEAQKYRIPHLWRGEVESEIGQAMLKCDPKGKMVMVVTKIILDKHAGEVSTGRVWSGTVKTGQEVYLINAKRKARIQQVGIYMGPERVNMEAVPAGNIVAVTGLRDAMAGETVAQEQIEPFEALHYTSEPVVTVAIEAKNVKDLPKLIEALRQLAKEDPTLHVKIDEETGQHLLSGMGELHLEVKLVKLKEDWKLDVDVSPPIVVYRESVSKMSPIVEGKSPNKHNRFYITVEPLPDEIYQAIREGLIPEGRPKNPKEVAKKLAELGMDYEVAKGIVDIYNGNLFLDNTKGIQYLNEVMDLLVDGFHQAMDEGPLAREPVMKVMVRLHDAKIHEDNVHRGPAQIYPAIRGAIQCAIMKAGPILYEPYQKVIINVPYEYMGAVSREINQRRGQLIDMRQEGEVMIIIAEAPVAEMFGFAGAIRGATSGRALWSTEHAGFKRVPNELAVNIIRQIRQRKGLDPNPPKEQDVCPQQ from the coding sequence ATGGGAAGAAGGGAAGAGATGATTGCGAAGATCAAGGAGCTTATGACCCAGCCTGAGAGGATCAGGAACATGGGTATCGCCGCTCACATTGACCACGGTAAGACCACGCTGAGCGACAACCTGCTCGCCGGTGCTGGAATGATAAGCGAGGAGCTCGCCGGAAAGCAGCTCGTCCTCGACTTCGACGAGCAGGAGCAGGCGAGGGGTATCACCATCAACGCGGCCAACGTTTCGATGGTTCACAACTACGAGGGTCAGGACTACCTCATCAACCTCATAGACACCCCGGGTCACGTCGACTTCGGTGGTGACGTTACCAGGGCCATGCGTGCCATCGACGGTGCGATCATAGTCGTTGACGCCGTCGAGGGGGTCATGCCGCAGACCGAGACCGTTCTGAGACAGGCGTTGAGAGAGTACGTCAAGCCCGTCCTCTTCATCAACAAGGTTGACCGTCTTATCAAGGAGCTCAAGCTCGGCCCGAACGAGATACTCCAGAGGTTTGCCAAGATAATAACCGACGTCAACAGGCTCATCAAGAAGTACGCCCCGGAGGAGTTCAGGAGCCAGTGGATGGTCAGGGTTGAGGACGGTAGCGTTGCCTTCGGTAGCGCTTACTACAACTGGGCCCTCAGCGTCCCCTACATGAAGAAGACCGGCGTCTCCTTCAAGGACATAGTCGAGCTCACCAACGCCGGTGACCTCAAGACCCTCAGGCAGAAGGCCCCACTCCACGTCGTCGTCCTCGACATGGTCGTTAAGCACCTGCCGAACCCCCTTGAGGCCCAGAAATACAGGATTCCGCACCTCTGGAGGGGCGAGGTCGAGAGCGAGATTGGGCAGGCCATGCTCAAGTGTGACCCGAAGGGCAAGATGGTCATGGTCGTTACCAAGATCATCCTTGACAAGCACGCCGGTGAGGTCTCGACCGGCCGTGTCTGGAGCGGTACCGTGAAGACCGGCCAGGAGGTCTACCTCATCAACGCCAAGAGGAAGGCCAGAATCCAGCAGGTCGGCATTTACATGGGTCCCGAGAGGGTCAACATGGAGGCCGTTCCGGCAGGAAACATAGTCGCAGTCACCGGTCTGAGGGATGCCATGGCCGGTGAGACCGTCGCTCAGGAGCAGATCGAGCCGTTCGAGGCCCTCCACTACACCAGCGAGCCGGTCGTTACCGTTGCCATTGAGGCCAAGAACGTCAAGGATCTTCCGAAGCTCATCGAGGCGCTTAGACAGCTCGCCAAGGAGGACCCGACCCTGCACGTCAAGATCGACGAGGAGACAGGCCAGCACCTCCTCAGCGGCATGGGTGAGCTCCACCTTGAGGTCAAGCTCGTCAAGCTCAAGGAAGACTGGAAGCTCGACGTCGACGTTTCCCCGCCGATCGTCGTTTACCGCGAGAGCGTCAGCAAGATGAGCCCGATAGTCGAAGGAAAGAGCCCGAACAAGCACAACAGGTTCTACATCACCGTCGAGCCGCTTCCGGACGAGATATACCAGGCCATCCGCGAGGGCCTCATCCCCGAGGGCAGACCCAAGAACCCGAAGGAGGTAGCCAAGAAGCTCGCCGAGCTCGGTATGGACTACGAGGTCGCCAAGGGCATCGTCGACATCTACAACGGCAACCTGTTCCTCGACAACACCAAGGGTATCCAGTACCTCAACGAGGTCATGGATCTGCTCGTTGACGGATTCCACCAGGCCATGGACGAGGGTCCGCTCGCCAGGGAGCCTGTCATGAAGGTGATGGTAAGGCTCCACGACGCCAAGATTCACGAGGATAACGTCCACCGCGGCCCGGCCCAGATCTACCCGGCCATCAGGGGCGCCATCCAGTGTGCCATAATGAAGGCCGGACCGATACTCTACGAGCCGTACCAGAAGGTCATCATCAACGTGCCCTACGAGTACATGGGCGCCGTCAGCAGGGAGATCAACCAGAGGCGCGGTCAGCTCATCGACATGCGCCAGGAGGGCGAGGTCATGATCATCATCGCCGAGGCCCCGGTCGCCGAGATGTTCGGATTCGCCGGAGCCATCCGTGGCGCCACCAGTGGAAGGGCCCTCTGGAGCACCGAACATGCGGGCTTCAAGCGTGTCCCGAACGAGCTGGCAGTCAACATCATCAGGCAGATCAGGCAGAGGAAGGGCCTCGACCCGAACCCGCCGAAGGAGCAGGACGTCTGCCCGCAGCAGTGA
- a CDS encoding DUF5591 domain-containing protein yields MKTDDKIRAWLYQNVSLRHAKNVKILPELCAYTPKEVCELIQNNSRIQNWFQFISTEYLPPSEKKILLLYPCSTVKPFWESRSYRVLFKTLNSLGKYSKYIHLVTISEPFGLVPEEFYGKKGTWFNWKDEWYDVPGLFEWWVRKYKLPYERECVDRSIEMISSSIAKYLKRTKNHYVFRIAFIRTYSSTLKQKPYHTHRRMMELAVKTSGVDVEILPTKQMIESIVSKHGRFAWDMYGIAHPDAQEYLKHYLIKAITKVISNET; encoded by the coding sequence ATGAAGACGGACGATAAAATAAGAGCATGGCTTTATCAAAATGTGTCACTACGACATGCAAAAAATGTGAAAATATTGCCTGAATTGTGTGCATACACTCCCAAGGAAGTCTGTGAGCTGATTCAAAACAATTCCAGGATTCAAAATTGGTTTCAATTCATATCTACAGAATACTTGCCCCCATCTGAAAAAAAGATTTTGCTATTGTACCCATGTTCAACTGTAAAACCCTTTTGGGAGTCTCGGTCATATAGAGTTCTCTTCAAGACATTAAATAGTTTAGGAAAGTATAGTAAATATATTCACTTAGTAACAATATCTGAGCCATTTGGGCTAGTTCCTGAAGAATTTTATGGAAAGAAAGGAACATGGTTTAATTGGAAGGACGAATGGTATGATGTTCCAGGATTATTTGAATGGTGGGTTAGAAAATACAAGCTTCCTTATGAAAGAGAATGTGTTGATAGAAGTATCGAGATGATAAGTTCAAGCATTGCAAAATATCTTAAAAGGACAAAGAACCACTATGTTTTTAGAATTGCATTTATTAGGACATATTCATCCACATTAAAACAAAAGCCGTATCACACTCACAGGAGAATGATGGAGCTTGCAGTTAAGACGTCAGGAGTTGATGTCGAAATACTACCCACCAAGCAGATGATTGAGAGCATCGTTAGTAAGCATGGTAGATTCGCATGGGATATGTATGGTATAGCACACCCAGATGCTCAAGAATACCTCAAGCACTATCTAATTAAAGCCATAACGAAGGTGATTTCAAATGAAACTTGA